A stretch of Limanda limanda chromosome 7, fLimLim1.1, whole genome shotgun sequence DNA encodes these proteins:
- the LOC133004559 gene encoding lysophosphatidic acid receptor 6-like → MNGTEASCSPPSVEYQYSLFPVIYILALVVGLPGNLAALFVFTFKITPRTAFSVFISNLALADILILCTLPFRIHYHLNGDNWVFGDVACRITGVLFVCNIYMSICFMTCICVDRYMATVHPHAYLRQRRPWRSLAVCVALWCVAGVMMLVFVLLGPLKANVNQSGRQSCFENLSKHEWGTRLKVYNLLSLILFSLLPTLIILVCYPLVVRRISMIRTKTAQRALRVIYTILAITLLCFLPNHVANLLHLLQRMDVIKSCSSANLIFEARRVTTALVTLNTCLDPVLYYVTTSHCKWRRLKKSWLCGRVERSERAEPVDI, encoded by the coding sequence ATGAACGGGACGGAAGCCAGCTGCAGCCCCCCCTCAGTGGAGTATCAGTACTCCCTCTTCCCAGTGATCTACATCCTGGCGTTAGTCGTGGGTCTACCTGGAAATCTGGCTGCTCTCTTCGTCTTCACCTTCAAGATCACCCCTCGCACAGCCTTCAGCGTGTTCATCAGCAACCTGGCCCTGGCGgacatcctcatcctctgcaCTCTGCCCTTCAGGATCCACTACCACCTCAACGGAGACAACTGGGTGTTTGGGGACGTCGCCTGCCGCATCACTGGGGTCCTGTTCGTCTGCAACATCTACATGAGCATCTGTTTCATGACTTGTATCTGTGTGGACCGCTACATGGCCACGGTGCATCCTCACGCCTACCTGAGGCAGCGGAGGCCCTGGCGCTCTCTGGCTGTGTGCGTGGCGCTCTGGTGCGTCGCTGGAgtgatgatgctggtcttcGTCCTCTTGGGGCCTCTGAAAGCCAACGTCAACCAATCTGGAAGACAGAGTTGTTTCGAGAACCTATCCAAGCACGAGTGGGGCACGCGTCTGAAGGTGTACAACCTGCTGAGTCTGATCTTATTCTCCCTGCTGCCCACCTTGATCATCCTGGTGTGTTACCCGCTGGTTGTGAGGCGCATCTCCATGATCAGGACTAAAACAGCCCAAAGAGCCTTGAGGGTCATTTACACCATCCTGGCCATCAcgctgctctgcttcctgcccAACCACGTGGCCAatctgctgcacctcctgcaaCGCATGGATGTCATCAAGAGCTGCTCCTCCGCTAACCTCATTTTTGAAGCCAGGCGGGTCACCACGGCCCTCGTCACCCTCAACACGTGCCTGGACCCTGTGCTGTACTATGTCACCACCAGCCACTGCAAATGGAGACGCTTGAAGAAGTCATGGCTGTGTGGACGAGtggagaggagcgagagagctgAACCTGTAGACATATAA
- the LOC133004560 gene encoding lysophosphatidic acid receptor 6-like, with the protein MNGTNCSLNSAEYQYSFFPVIYILALVVGLPGNLAALFVFTFKITPRTAFSVFISNLALADILILCTLPFRIHYHLNKDDWVFGDVACRITGVLFYSNTYMSICLMTCICVDRYMATVHPHAYQRQQRPWRSIAVCVALWCVAGVMMLVFVLLGPLKANDNQSVKHTCFENLSKHEWKMRAGVYNLLGLILFSLLPIVIILVCYPLAVRRISMIRTKTAQRSVRVIHTILAITLLCFLPSQLVYLLYILVRRDVIKTSCSAAKHIYDARRVTMALVTLNTCLDPVLYYVTTSHCKWMRLKKTWLCGRVERSRDVSTIAVDREAEPVDI; encoded by the coding sequence ATGAACGGGACGAACTGCAGCCTCAACTCAGCGGAGTATCAGTACTCCTTCTTCCCAGTGATCTACATCCTGGCGTTAGTCGTGGGTCTACCTGGAAATCTGGCTGCTCTCTTCGTCTTCACCTTCAAGATCACCCCTCGCACAGCCTTCAGCGTGTTCATCAGCAACCTGGCCCTGGCGgacatcctcatcctctgcaCTCTGCCCTTCAGGATCCACTACCACCTCAACAAAGACGACTGGGTGTTTGGGGACGTCGCCTGCCGCATCACTGGGGTCCTGTTCTACTCCAACACCTACATGAGCATCTGTCTCATGACTTGTATCTGTGTGGACCGCTACATGGCCACGGTGCATCCTCACGCCtaccagaggcagcagaggccCTGGCGCTCTATTGCCGTGTGCGTGGCGCTCTGGTGTGTAGCTGGAgtgatgatgctggtcttcGTCCTCTTGGGGCCTCTGAAAGCCAACGACAACCAATCTGTAAAACACACTTGTTTCGAGAACTTATCCAAGCACGAGTGGAAAATGCGTGCGGGGGTGTACAACCTGCTGGGCCTGATCTTATTCTCCCTGCTGCCCATCGTGATCATCCTGGTGTGTTACCCGCTGGCTGTGAGACGCATCTCCATGATCAGGACTAAAACAGCCCAAAGATCTGTAAGGGTCATTCACACCATCCTGGCCATCAcgctgctctgcttcctgcccAGCCAGCTGGTGTATCTGCTTTATATCCTGGTACGCAGGGATGTCATCAAGACATCCTGCTCCGCCGCCAAACACATCTATGACGCCAGGCGGGTCACCATGGCCCTCGTCACCCTCAACACGTGCCTGGACCCCGTGCTGTACTACGTCACCACCAGCCACTGCAAATGGATGCGCTTGAAGAAGACATGGCTGTGTGGACGagtggagaggagcagagatgtTAGTACGATTGCAGTGGACCGAGAAGCAGAACCTGTAGACATATAA